One window of Pyrus communis chromosome 12, drPyrComm1.1, whole genome shotgun sequence genomic DNA carries:
- the LOC137709995 gene encoding uncharacterized protein, with protein sequence MDPLEMTIIKGMRLNNQKAGNDQTHSMHEEVFAVPTCEDEAEMVAALESLPQHFGKPPNPILIPVSTSKLLPSVIQAPILELKPLPDHLKYVYLGEKGTLRIIVSSTLTAIDEEKLIRVLKEHKTTIGWTLADIKGISSTTCIHRILLKEVAKPTRQVQPSNDGSCRVIYPISDSCWVSPVQVVPKKSGMTVVKNAENECVPTRIQTGWRMCIDYWKLNATTRKDHFLLPFIDQMLKRLADHSFYCFLDGYLGYNQIVIAPDDQEKTTFTCLLKDVPFKFDEECEKAFKHLKEMLTLGLIIVPPDWSLPFELMCDASDYAFEAVLGQRKNKQPHVIYYAPWTLNDA encoded by the exons ATGGATCCCCTTGAAATGACCATTATAAAAGGAATGAGACTCAATAACCAAAAGGCAGGAAATGATCAAACCCATAGCATGCATGAAGAGGTCTTTGCCGTGCCTACatgtgaagatgaggccgagatggttgctgcccttgagtcgttgccacaacactttggtaagcctccaaaccCAATTCTAATTCCTGTTTCTACTagcaagttgttaccttcagtgattcaggcacctattcttgagcttaaaccattgccggatcacttgaagtatgtttaTTTGGGAGAAAAAGGAACATTACGCATCATTGTCTCTTCAACACTTACGGCAATCGATGAGGAaaaattgattcgggtgttgaaagagcacaaaacaaccataggatggaccttggccgacattaagGGTATTAGTTCTACAACTTGCATACATCGCATACTTCTAAAGGAGgtggctaaaccaactcgacaggttcaaccctccaatgatggaagttgtagagtgatttatcctatctcggatagctgttgggtttcaccggttcaagttgtgccaaagaaatccggaatgactgtggtgaagaatgctgagaatgagtGTGTaccaacccgtatccaaacaggttggagaatGTGCATTGACTATTGGAAGCtcaatgccaccacaaggaaagatcacttccttTTGCCGtttattgatcaaatgcttAAAAGATTAGCcgatcattctttttattgttttcttgatggttatttgggatacaatcaaattgttatagctccagatgatcaagaaaagactacttttactTGTCTATTG AAAGATGTCCCATTCAAGTTCGACGAAgaatgtgagaaggccttcaaacacctcaagGAGATGCTTACTTTGGGCCTtatcatagttccaccagattggagccttccttttgagcttatgtgtgatgcctcagattatgcattcgaagctgttttaggccaaaggaagaacaagcagccacatGTCATATATTATGCACCATGGACCCTAAATGATGCttaa